The Mya arenaria isolate MELC-2E11 chromosome 16, ASM2691426v1 genome includes a window with the following:
- the LOC128221974 gene encoding uncharacterized protein LOC128221974: MAYEMKIGDEKNIFENIEELSEYVSDILNCVGYSNNIINLRREFWREMDNKRRKESERDNRITTGSKGEGLSAPYESDTDRLYIYNYAICRLAEDIENNTKHLAEIVMEQGICHAGYFKLKLKTVLIDERPRHRFRKSIVDINGVSYISSNHYTRELISDAKSILSGPAATEGDEYLSWDYVNALRCTSQQSILLEWTSRDRPHGWPSQSVIQMIIDQEAQMVPVGFIGSGERDMEWRVSFVQGEQTLTDSLNEFQYQVYILLKHIKTVMLAPICDEMSSFVMKNVTFWYIENNSTDTFSKQNLLTNVCACLTLLKEAILQKRLPYYFIKERNLLQQRIKDPEKQQSLIRKLDELKKHPMQIFDCPKLQSALRFTRRKLAEKGRWRDDLEEMFLKSDNIWRKDIPYRKEKEATRELMKDASLHSVNDEIRDMVWPNWREYEGKDIYEQLARRVKTELS; the protein is encoded by the coding sequence ATGGCTTATGAAATGAAAATCggtgatgaaaaaaatatttttgaaaacatcgAAGAATTATCTGAATATGTCAGCGATATTTTAAACTGCGTGGGCTACAGCAATAATATTATCAATCTCCGTCGAGAATTCTGGAGAGAAATGGACAATAAAAGGAGAAAAGAGTCTGAAAGGGACAATAGGATTACCACAGGAAGTAAAGGCGAAGGCTTATCAGCTCCATATGAAAGTGATACAGAcagattatatatttacaattatgcCATTTGTAGACTTGCAGAggatattgaaaacaatacgAAACACTTAGCAGAGATTGTCATGGAACAAGGGATTTGCCATGCAGGTTATTTCAAACTGAAACTGAAAACAGTCTTGATAGATGAACGCCCTAGGCATCGATTCCGAAAATCGATTGTTGATATTAATGGGGTATCATATATATCAAGTAACCACTATACTAGAGAATTGATATCAGATGCAAAAAGTATTTTGTCAGGGCCAGCGGCAACGGAGGGCGACGAATATCTGAGCTGGGATTATGTCAACGCACTCCGCTGTACCAGTCAACAAAGTATTCTTTTAGAATGGACCTCGAGGGACCGACCACATGGATGGCCTTCACAAAGTGTGATTCAAATGATAATTGATCAGGAAGCTCAAATGGTTCCAGTTGGGTTTATAGGAAGTGGGGAAAGAGACATGGAGTGGCGCGTGAGCTTTGTTCAGGGAGAGCAAACACTAACGGACAGTTTGAATGAGTTCCAGTATcaggtttatattttattaaaacatatcaaaactgTTATGCTTGCCCCTATTTGCGATGAAATGTCTtcatttgttatgaaaaatgttacattttggtACATTGAAAACAACTCAACTGACacattttcaaagcaaaatctACTGACAAATGTGTGTGCCTGTTTGACATTATTGAAAGAGGCAATACTCCAAAAACGCCTaccatattattttattaaagagCGAAACCTGTTGCAACAAAGGATAAAAGAtccagaaaaacaacaatcattgATTCGAAAGCTAGATGAACTAAAAAAGCACCCTATGCAAATATTCGATTGTCCTAAACTGCAGTCAGCTTTGAGATTTACTCGGAGGAAGTTAGCCGAAAAAGGTCGCTGGAGAGACGATCTCGAGGAAATGTTTCTGAAGAGCGACAATATTTGGAGAAAAGACATTCCATACAGAAAAGAGAAAGAAGCTACACGTGAACTGATGAAAGACGCTAGTCTTCATAGTGTTAATGATGAAATCCGTGATATGGTTTGGCCAAATTGGCGCGAATACGAAGGAAAGGATATATACGAGCAACTTGCCCGACGTGTGAAGACAGAACTGTCATAA